The Ignicoccus islandicus DSM 13165 sequence GTCTCTTCGGTAGAATCACTCGAGAAACTGAACAAGAAGATTGAACGAGAGATACAGAAGCTACTGATTCCTTGGACTGAGAAAATAGACGATCTAGCTAAGAGAATAGCACAGCTTACAGAGGAGCTCGAAGAGATAAAAGAGAAAGTCAATACTGAGAAGACTAAAGAGGAGGAAGAGGTAAGCGAAAGAAAACAGAGACGGATGGATGAGCATAAGGAGAGACGGAGATTTACTGCGTTAGATAGACTCAAAGCCCAAGGAATAATTTTCGAGAGCGACTTAAGAACGATAAAGTTCAAAGATTCCTTCTTTGAGAAATTGAGGAAAGGGGGTGCCAAGATACTAACTACGAGTCGCTATGGTAGAATAGCTGTTCATCCGGATGTGTGGGAGAAATTCTTGGAGGTACTTAATGAGAGCACGAGTGGCGACGACGCTGAAGTGTTAGAGAAGTTAGACTCGGAAGCCCTTAAGATGTTATTCAGCGCTTTACGGGAAGACGGTCTGCTAATATTCGATAGAAGTCTGGGAAGGTGGGTATTGGAGGAAAGTGTTGAATGACTTCCCTCAAGTTTCATAAATAGTCTATATGCCTATCCGTCCGG is a genomic window containing:
- a CDS encoding ribbon-helix-helix protein, CopG family, with amino-acid sequence MTRYVLIKLPEELYEELEKRAREEGYTLVSDFVRDIINRELGKTPFNPRKLEQRIERIENGDLPPRLQDAIWRLIEEALSAKLASQLPLDEVSSVESLEKLNKKIEREIQKLLIPWTEKIDDLAKRIAQLTEELEEIKEKVNTEKTKEEEEVSERKQRRMDEHKERRRFTALDRLKAQGIIFESDLRTIKFKDSFFEKLRKGGAKILTTSRYGRIAVHPDVWEKFLEVLNESTSGDDAEVLEKLDSEALKMLFSALREDGLLIFDRSLGRWVLEESVE